The following coding sequences are from one Seonamhaeicola sp. ML3 window:
- a CDS encoding DNA mismatch repair protein MutS — protein MHNPLEYYKEHSETYKAKAKACYKLMTSLSLLRLLVFVLTGFGVYLTFDAWQLAVAIALLGTVVFVKLLSRYTDIKHNKAFNDALTEINSDEIKIASGDFYDREKGLQFQDPAHFYSLDIDLFGRGSFFQFVNRTNIKEGAETLASMLKANNIEDITARQKAIKELSEKPKWRQYYGATSSLVDVETPAREIIDWLRKYQTFLSNIMRWLPLAFIVATIIILGLTLANVIEATFLMYWLFVGLAITGPYVKKINILSLQTDKLKDTFRQYAQLLKLIEEETFTSEFLRKKQSQIKSESKEASAIFKALSRALDALDNRNNIIGAIFGNGYFLTDIRNSYRIEKWIESYGDKVEDWFEVVSFFDAYNSLGNYAYNHPGFIYPEISEKDNVIKAKGLGHPLLDKTKRVDSDLLIENEQFFIVTGANMAGKSTFLRTVSLHIVMANMGLPICAKHSQYSPVKLITSMRTTDSLTDDSSYFFSELKRLKFIVDTIAKEPYFIILDEILKGTNSTDKAIGSKKFVEKLVASNATGVIATHDLSLCEIEEQLEAVKNYYFDAEIINNELHFDYKLKKGICQNMNASFLLKKMEIV, from the coding sequence ATGCACAATCCATTAGAATATTATAAAGAACATTCAGAAACCTATAAAGCAAAAGCCAAGGCATGTTATAAGCTTATGACCTCTTTGAGCCTGTTACGTCTACTTGTTTTTGTGTTAACCGGATTTGGTGTTTATCTCACTTTTGATGCTTGGCAATTGGCTGTAGCGATAGCTTTATTAGGTACGGTAGTATTTGTGAAATTACTTTCTAGATATACCGATATTAAGCATAATAAAGCTTTTAACGATGCTTTGACAGAGATTAATAGCGATGAAATTAAAATAGCTTCAGGAGATTTTTATGATAGGGAAAAGGGCCTTCAGTTTCAAGATCCAGCTCATTTTTACAGCTTAGATATAGATTTATTTGGTCGTGGGTCTTTTTTTCAGTTTGTTAATAGAACTAACATAAAAGAGGGCGCGGAGACATTAGCTTCTATGTTAAAAGCCAATAATATTGAAGATATTACCGCTAGACAAAAAGCTATAAAAGAGTTAAGCGAAAAACCCAAATGGCGACAGTATTACGGGGCGACCTCTAGTTTAGTCGATGTAGAAACTCCTGCCAGGGAGATTATAGATTGGTTGAGGAAATATCAAACCTTTTTGTCCAATATTATGAGGTGGTTGCCATTGGCTTTTATAGTGGCTACAATCATAATATTGGGGCTTACATTAGCAAATGTCATTGAAGCTACTTTTCTTATGTATTGGCTTTTTGTGGGTTTAGCTATTACGGGGCCTTATGTGAAAAAAATAAATATACTTTCTTTACAAACAGATAAACTTAAAGACACATTTAGGCAATATGCCCAGCTATTAAAATTAATTGAAGAAGAAACTTTTACTTCAGAATTTCTTAGAAAGAAGCAAAGCCAAATTAAATCTGAAAGCAAAGAGGCCTCGGCTATTTTTAAAGCGCTTTCCAGGGCTTTGGATGCACTTGACAACCGAAATAATATCATTGGAGCCATTTTTGGAAATGGTTATTTTTTAACGGATATTAGGAATAGTTATCGCATTGAAAAATGGATTGAGAGTTATGGAGATAAGGTTGAAGATTGGTTCGAAGTAGTTTCTTTTTTCGATGCTTATAATTCCTTAGGAAACTATGCTTACAATCATCCAGGTTTTATTTATCCTGAAATATCGGAAAAGGATAACGTTATAAAAGCAAAAGGGTTGGGGCATCCGCTTCTGGATAAAACAAAGCGGGTAGATAGTGATTTGCTTATCGAAAACGAGCAATTTTTCATTGTTACAGGGGCTAATATGGCTGGAAAGAGTACGTTCTTGAGAACGGTATCATTACATATTGTTATGGCAAATATGGGATTGCCAATTTGTGCTAAACACAGTCAATATTCACCTGTAAAGTTAATTACAAGTATGCGAACCACAGACTCGTTGACCGATGATAGTTCTTATTTCTTTTCGGAATTAAAACGTCTTAAGTTCATAGTCGATACCATTGCTAAAGAGCCTTATTTTATAATTTTAGATGAAATTTTAAAAGGAACAAATAGTACAGACAAAGCAATAGGGTCGAAGAAGTTTGTCGAGAAACTAGTGGCGTCTAATGCTACAGGGGTTATAGCAACACACGATTTAAGTTTGTGTGAGATTGAAGAACAGCTAGAAGCTGTGAAGAACTATTATTTCGATGCCGAAATTATAAACAACGAATTGCATTTCGATTATAAATTAAAGAAAGGGATTTGCCAAAATATGAACGCTTCATTTTTGCTTAAAAAGATGGAGATTGTATAG
- a CDS encoding methionine aminotransferase encodes MQYTSKLPNLGTTIFTVMSALAKEHNAVNLSQGFPDFDSDKKLVDLLSKAMNSGYNHYAPMRGLLELKEAIAKKFDSLYATTYHPESEITITAGATQAISTTITAFVNKGDEVIIFQPAYDSYQPLVELNGGKVIPVQLRASNNFKVNWNEVRARINNNTKMIIVNSPHNPTGTVFSKSDMLDLQELTKDTNIIILSDEVYEHMVFDDLQHQSACMFPDLKSRTFVVGSFCKTFHNTGWRIGYCCAPKELMNEFVKVHQYIVFGIHHPTQKAIADYMQNPEHYLGLSQFYQERRDFFLNLIKTSRFKFVPAKGSYFQLLDYSEITNENDVDLAKRWTIEKKIASIPLSVFNTNGLNEKVLRFCFAKKDDTLKRAADILNTI; translated from the coding sequence ATGCAGTATACTTCTAAACTACCAAACCTTGGGACGACTATTTTTACCGTCATGAGTGCCTTGGCCAAAGAACACAATGCGGTTAACCTATCTCAAGGGTTTCCAGATTTTGATAGCGATAAAAAGTTGGTAGATCTTCTAAGTAAAGCCATGAATTCGGGTTACAACCACTATGCTCCCATGAGAGGACTTTTAGAGCTAAAAGAAGCGATTGCTAAAAAGTTTGATAGTCTTTACGCAACAACCTACCACCCCGAAAGCGAGATTACCATTACTGCAGGTGCAACGCAGGCGATTTCTACGACGATTACCGCTTTTGTGAATAAAGGTGATGAGGTTATTATTTTTCAACCAGCTTATGATAGTTACCAACCATTGGTAGAACTTAATGGTGGAAAAGTGATTCCTGTTCAATTGAGAGCTTCGAATAATTTCAAAGTAAACTGGAACGAAGTAAGGGCAAGAATTAATAATAACACCAAAATGATTATTGTTAATTCGCCTCACAACCCAACGGGTACTGTGTTTTCTAAATCAGATATGCTGGATTTACAGGAACTGACAAAAGATACCAATATCATTATTTTGAGCGATGAAGTATATGAGCATATGGTCTTCGATGACTTACAGCATCAAAGTGCCTGCATGTTCCCCGATTTAAAGTCTAGAACTTTTGTTGTGGGGTCGTTCTGTAAAACATTTCACAATACGGGATGGCGTATTGGTTATTGTTGTGCACCAAAAGAACTTATGAATGAGTTTGTAAAAGTACACCAGTATATCGTATTCGGTATCCATCATCCTACCCAAAAGGCTATCGCAGATTACATGCAAAACCCAGAGCATTATTTGGGATTATCTCAATTTTATCAGGAAAGACGCGATTTTTTTCTAAATTTAATCAAAACGTCCAGATTCAAGTTTGTACCAGCCAAGGGCTCCTATTTTCAGTTGTTAGACTATTCAGAAATTACCAATGAAAATGATGTGGATTTAGCCAAGCGATGGACTATTGAAAAGAAGATAGCCTCTATACCTTTATCGGTTTTCAATACCAACGGATTAAATGAAAAAGTACTTCGTTTTTGTTTTGCAAAAAAAGATGATACTTTAAAACGGGCAGCCGATATTTTAAATACGATTTAG